Genomic segment of bacterium:
CGTATCGGCTAAATCAGGCAGGTTCATCGCCAGGCACAGGCTTTTGGTAAACCGGGAGCGGGCGTCTTCAAGGGCGATCACTTCATCGACAATGATCTTGGGCGCCTCAGACTCGCGCGTGCTGATCTTGCCGAGCACCATGACGATGGCATCTTTGTGTATGAGGGCTCGATGTTTCTCATAGGCATCGGCAAAGGCCAGCGCTTCCAAGCTGCCGGTGAAATCCTCCAGTTTGAAAAAGGCCATGGGCCGTTTTTGTCGGTCCATATGGTTTTTCAGATCGCTGATCAGACCGACGATGCGCACGGGCGTGCCGTCGCGCCGGCTCTCCACCGCATCGATGGAAACCGTGGAAAAAGTAGCCACTTCTTCTCGGTACCGGTCCAGCGGATGGGCTGACAGATAAAATCCGAGAATCGCCTTTTCCCGGTTGAGCAGATCCGCCGACGGCCACTCCTCCAACAAAGGCAACGGCGGAAGATCGGGCGCCAGGCTGGAGTCGCCGTCCAGATCGAACATGCTGGCCTGGCTGTTCCGGGTTTGATTCTGCAGCTTTTGGCTGAATTCCAGCGCAGTCTCCACAGCGGCGAAGAGCTGGCTGCGATGGCCCTGGAGGCTGTCCAGGGCGCCGGCTTCCACCAAGCTCTCCAGAACTTTTTTATTCACGCTATGCGTGTCCACGTTGAGCAGCAGGTCATAGAGTGTATGAAACCGGCCGACCTTTTTGCGCGCCTCGACGATGGCTTCAATGGAGGCGCGACCCACGTTCTTGACTGCACCCAATCCGAAACGAATGCCGTTCTCCGTCACCACAAAATCCGCAAAGCTTTCATTCACATCAGGGGGCAGTACGTGCAGGCCCATGCGCCGGCACTCCTCCAGCAGGATGGTGACCCGGTCCGAATTGCCCATTTCGCTGGAGATGGTGGCGGCCATAAATTCGGCAGGGTAGTAATTTTTCAAATAAGCGGTCTGATAGGCCACCAGCGAATAACAGGCGGCATGGGATTTATTGAATCCGTAACCGGCGAACTTTTCCATGTTGTCAAAGATCTCGCCGGCGGTTTTTTCAGCGACCCCTTTGGCGCCGGCGCCGTCGATGAACTTGCGCCGCTGTTCCACCATGGTTTCCATGCTCTTTTTGCCCATGGCGCGGCGCAGGATGTCCGCACCGCCCATGCTAAAACCGGCGACTTCCACCGCCATGCGCATCACCTGTTCCTGATACACCGCAACGCCGTAGGTCTCCTTCAGGATCGGCTCCAGCAGCGGGTGCTGATAGGTGACAGAGGCTGGATCTCTTTTGCCACGGATGAAATCATCGATCATGCTCATCGGCCCGGGGCGATAAAGGGCGTTCATGGCGATAAGATCTTCGAGACAGGTGGGCTGTAACTTTTTCAGATACTCCTGCATGCCTGAACTTTCAAACTGGAACAGACCGATGGTATGGCCGTTGCTGAACTGTCGGTAGACCTGGGGATCATCCAGCGGAATGGTCTCGATGTCGAAATCCGCTTTCTTGCCGCGGCGTACGGCGTCGACGGTTTTCTGAATGACCGTCAGGGTGCGCAAGCCCAGGAAATCCATCTTGAGCAGGCCTGCGCTCTCCAGGGATTTCATGTCATATTGAGTGGTAATGTCGCCCTCTTTGGTCTTGTACAGCGGCACATAATTGGGCAGCTCACCCGGAGCAATGACCACGCCGGCGGCATGGGTGGATGCGTGGCGGGCCAGCCCCTCCAGCACGCGGGAGTAGCGCATCAGCCGGGAGTGCATCTCGTCTTTTTTCTCCAGCTGCTGCAGCTCGGGCACGCTTTTGATCGCGTCATCCAATTTGATGTTCAGGGTGTTGGGAACCAGCTTGGCGATGCGGTCCACATCCCCATAGCTCATCTTGAGCACACGGCCCACATCTCGGATTACGGCACGCGCCGCCATGGTGCCAAAGGTGATGATCTGACAGACATTCTGATAGCCGTATTTCTCCTTGACGTAGCGGATGACCTCCTCGCGACGCTCATAACAAAAATCGATGTCAATGTCCGGCATGGAAACGCGTTCTGGATTGAGAAAGCGTTCAAAAAGCAGATCATAACGCAGGGGGTCGATGTTGGTGATGCGCAGACAATAGGCCACCAAGCTGCCGGCAGCCGAACCGCGGCACGGGCCCACCGGAATGTTCATACGGCGCGCATAACCGATGAAATCGGCGGTGATCAGAAAATAGCCTGCATAGCCCATCTTCTTGATGACCTCAAGCTCCAGCGACAGACGCGCCTGCAAGGCCGGGGTCACTTGAGGGTAGCGTTCCCTCATGCCGGCCTCGGCCTGCTTTTGCAGGTACTCATCCAGCGTGCATGGCTGGTCGGATTCGGGGATGGTGTACTGCGGCAGATGGAACTCATCGAACGAAAGCTTGAGATCGCACTTGTCCGCCACCTCCAGCGTGGTGGTCAGCAGATCGGGCCGATCTGGAAAAAGCGCGGCCATCTCCTCTCCACTCTTGAAATAGAGCTCCTGGCTGCTGTAGCGCATGCGATGTGCGTCATCAATATCCGCTCCGGTCTGCAGGCAGAGCAGCACGTCATGCGCCTCGGCATGATCGCGTTTCAGGTAATGGATGTCGTTGGTGGCCACCACCCCGACGCCCATCTCCTGCGCCAGCTGCAGGATGCCGGCGCGGGCTTGATCCTCCTCCGGCAGGGAATGATTCTGCACCTCGAGATAAAAATCCGGACCGAAGAGATTCTGATATTCCCACACGGCCGCGGCGGCTTTTTCTTTACCCTCGTGCAACAACCGCCACGCCACCTCGCCCTTCAGACAGGCGCTGAGCGCCACTAGTCCTTCATGATGAGCACTCAGCAGCTCCTTGTCGATGCGAGGCTTGTAATAAAATCCCTCGAGGTAGCCGGCTGAGACCAGCTTCATCAGATTTTTATAGCCGTTCAGATCCTTGCACAACAGCACCAGATGAAACGAAGTTCCGGCGCCGCCGCCGTCGCTCTGCCGAACCTTTCGGTTGCCGGGCGCGACATAGACCTCGCAGCCGACCAACGGTTTGACGCCCGCCTTTTGGCATTTCTTATAGAATTCGATGGCGCCGTGCAGGTTGCCGTGATCGGTCAGAGCCAGCGCCGGCATGCCGAACGCTTGAGCGGTTTTGACCAGGTCGTCGATACGGCAAGCGCCGTCTAAAAGACTGTAATGGGAGTGATTGTGCAGATGGACAAAGGAGCTCACGAAAATCTCGTTCGTTAAATTATGAATGATGTTTCACAATGCAGGATGAGCAGAAGGCGGGAAGGGTGTTGCAACCGGATCGCCGGGACGGGCGAGAGGGCCCGTCCCGGAAACACCGGTCAGATTTCGCGGTAATATCTCCTGGCCACGCCGACGTATTCGCTGCCCGCATAGGTGTTCAGGAAGGTTTCAAACTCTTTCTGCGCCTTTTCCTTCTGACCGCTGCGCACGTAGGAAAGACCGATCATCAACTGGGCATCGTCATATTTATCCGTCATGGAGTAGGCAAACACCTTTTGAAACTCCATGATCGCCTGCTGATATTCCTTCAGGCCGAAATAGGACTCGCCGATCCAGTATTGGCAGTTGTCCGCCAACACGTCATCCGGATTCTGTTCGAGCAGCCGGGTGAAGGCGTTGATGGCGTCGCGATATCGATAGGATTCGAACAATTCGCGCGCCTTTTCGTAACCGCTTTTCACGGCCGAGGAGCCGGTCTGCCCCTGGGTGCGGCGCGGACGGATCGCCGATGGTTTCGAGGAAATGCCGGCCACGCGCGCTTCCAGCTCCTGCAGACGGCTGTTGCGTTTGTTCAGAATGGCGCGCAGACTGTCCACCGCTGCGCTGCGGGCTTCTAAATCGCGTTCCAAGCGATCCACATCACCTTTTAGCTTGTTGAACATCTCGGCTGAAATGCCCAGATTGTCGGAGGTCGTCTGCGACGGCGTGTCCAGCTGCGCCGGGCGTTTTTGGCTTGCCTTCTGCGTGCTTTGGTTTTCAGTCTCCAGCAGTGCGAGCACATCATCCTCGGGCTGCGCGGTGACATCTACATCCGGGGATTGGGTGGAGTCTTCGGTAAGATCAAGCAGCTGCAACAGCTCCTGTTTAAACTGGTCATCGTCCACCGCCAGATCTTCTCCATTTGCGGCATCGGTGGCTTGTCGCTGGGCGCAGACTAAAAACAGTCCGACCAGTATAATGAGGATGGCGATCAGCACCATCCAGGCAGAACGTGACAGCTTGAACATGGCGTCCTCACAAAATTAGGTGCAAAACCCGAGCAGCAGAATCCCTATTTATTAGAAACGCTTCCATCCACTAAAAACGGCACGTGTGGATGAGCCGTGGAATCAGCCGTCTCTTTCCGCTTCTTCCATCAACTGTTTGGCACTCTCGAGATAAGCCGGCGTCACTTCAGCGCCGC
This window contains:
- a CDS encoding tetratricopeptide repeat protein — translated: MFKLSRSAWMVLIAILIILVGLFLVCAQRQATDAANGEDLAVDDDQFKQELLQLLDLTEDSTQSPDVDVTAQPEDDVLALLETENQSTQKASQKRPAQLDTPSQTTSDNLGISAEMFNKLKGDVDRLERDLEARSAAVDSLRAILNKRNSRLQELEARVAGISSKPSAIRPRRTQGQTGSSAVKSGYEKARELFESYRYRDAINAFTRLLEQNPDDVLADNCQYWIGESYFGLKEYQQAIMEFQKVFAYSMTDKYDDAQLMIGLSYVRSGQKEKAQKEFETFLNTYAGSEYVGVARRYYREI
- a CDS encoding DNA polymerase III subunit alpha, translated to MSSFVHLHNHSHYSLLDGACRIDDLVKTAQAFGMPALALTDHGNLHGAIEFYKKCQKAGVKPLVGCEVYVAPGNRKVRQSDGGGAGTSFHLVLLCKDLNGYKNLMKLVSAGYLEGFYYKPRIDKELLSAHHEGLVALSACLKGEVAWRLLHEGKEKAAAAVWEYQNLFGPDFYLEVQNHSLPEEDQARAGILQLAQEMGVGVVATNDIHYLKRDHAEAHDVLLCLQTGADIDDAHRMRYSSQELYFKSGEEMAALFPDRPDLLTTTLEVADKCDLKLSFDEFHLPQYTIPESDQPCTLDEYLQKQAEAGMRERYPQVTPALQARLSLELEVIKKMGYAGYFLITADFIGYARRMNIPVGPCRGSAAGSLVAYCLRITNIDPLRYDLLFERFLNPERVSMPDIDIDFCYERREEVIRYVKEKYGYQNVCQIITFGTMAARAVIRDVGRVLKMSYGDVDRIAKLVPNTLNIKLDDAIKSVPELQQLEKKDEMHSRLMRYSRVLEGLARHASTHAAGVVIAPGELPNYVPLYKTKEGDITTQYDMKSLESAGLLKMDFLGLRTLTVIQKTVDAVRRGKKADFDIETIPLDDPQVYRQFSNGHTIGLFQFESSGMQEYLKKLQPTCLEDLIAMNALYRPGPMSMIDDFIRGKRDPASVTYQHPLLEPILKETYGVAVYQEQVMRMAVEVAGFSMGGADILRRAMGKKSMETMVEQRRKFIDGAGAKGVAEKTAGEIFDNMEKFAGYGFNKSHAACYSLVAYQTAYLKNYYPAEFMAATISSEMGNSDRVTILLEECRRMGLHVLPPDVNESFADFVVTENGIRFGLGAVKNVGRASIEAIVEARKKVGRFHTLYDLLLNVDTHSVNKKVLESLVEAGALDSLQGHRSQLFAAVETALEFSQKLQNQTRNSQASMFDLDGDSSLAPDLPPLPLLEEWPSADLLNREKAILGFYLSAHPLDRYREEVATFSTVSIDAVESRRDGTPVRIVGLISDLKNHMDRQKRPMAFFKLEDFTGSLEALAFADAYEKHRALIHKDAIVMVLGKISTRESEAPKIIVDEVIALEDARSRFTKSLCLAMNLPDLADTDMDAIKAVLTRHEGTVPVYFRVQTGGKGDYYLRSKSIRVKPSLDLLESLRRQLGRENVWVGA